In Jejubacter calystegiae, the following are encoded in one genomic region:
- the cecR gene encoding transcriptional regulator CecR, translated as MSNDASPPTARGEQAKQQLIQAAIAQFGEYGLHATTRDIAAQAQQNIAAITYYFGSKEALYLACARWIADFIDNNFQQHAAAAEKLLASGDDRKAVRQLIVEASRHLIALLTADETLNISKFISREQLAPTEAYQLIHERVTAPMHQLLTRLIASYCGRDPEDTETILHTHALLGEILAFRLGRETILLRAGWQRFDAAGVKLIIRVVTQHIDFILQGLSVQQGADENEK; from the coding sequence ATGAGCAACGACGCCAGCCCCCCTACCGCCAGAGGTGAACAGGCAAAGCAGCAGCTGATTCAGGCTGCCATCGCCCAGTTCGGCGAATACGGTCTGCATGCCACCACCCGGGATATCGCCGCTCAGGCGCAACAGAATATCGCCGCCATTACCTATTACTTCGGATCAAAAGAGGCGCTTTACCTGGCCTGCGCTCGCTGGATTGCCGATTTCATTGATAATAATTTCCAGCAGCATGCCGCTGCCGCCGAAAAGCTGCTGGCAAGCGGAGACGATCGGAAAGCCGTGCGCCAGCTTATCGTTGAAGCCAGCCGTCATCTTATCGCCCTGCTCACCGCCGACGAAACGCTGAATATCAGCAAGTTCATCTCCCGCGAGCAACTGGCGCCGACCGAGGCTTACCAGTTGATTCACGAACGGGTGACCGCGCCGATGCATCAGCTTCTGACCCGACTTATCGCCAGCTACTGCGGGCGCGACCCGGAGGATACCGAAACCATTCTCCACACCCATGCCCTACTGGGGGAGATACTCGCCTTTCGGCTGGGGCGCGAAACCATTCTGCTGCGCGCCGGGTGGCAGCGCTTCGATGCGGCAGGGGTTAAGCTGATTATCCGGGTGGTGACCCAGCATATCGATTTCATTCTACAGGGACTTTCCGTCCAGCAAGGAGCCGACGAAAATGAAAAGTAG
- the dinG gene encoding ATP-dependent DNA helicase DinG produces MALSAAHKAQISAWYKALSQQIPDFIPRAPQRQMIAEVAKTLADEEGRHLAIEAPTGVGKTLSYLIPGIALARAEQKTLVISTANVALQDQIFSKDLPLLAKIIPGLKFTAAFGRGRYVCPRNLAMLASDEQQQQGDLLAMLDDALTATSKEERKLCIDLKQTLDSYSWDGVRDHSKKNIADDLWRRLSTDKVGCLGTNCQWYRECPFFVARREIVEAEVVVANHALVMAALENESVLPPAKHLLLVLDEGHHLPDVARDALETSAEITPGWLRLQLDLFSKLIATSLEQFRPKSIPPLATPERLNNHCEELDELATTLAGIFGLYLPGENEGLYRFAMGELPEEMLPMVQRMAKLSDALRGLAEAFLNDLSERTGQHDIVRLHRLLLQMNRALGHFEAQSKLWKLAAMANSSNAPVCKWIAREVREGQPKLLLHCAAIRVSDQLEKLLWRSVPHVVVTSATLRSLNSFIRLQELSGLKEKAGDRFVALDSPFDHVHQGRLVIPQMRYAPLMEHERLHIAEMAGFFRGELEKGEHRGMLVLFASLRAMTAFLECVPDLRLQLLVQGDLPRYRLVELHRQRVTEGQTSVLVGLQSFAEGLDLKGELLSQVHIHKIAFPPVDSPVVETEGEWLKAHKRYPFEVQSLPSASFNLIQQVGRLIRSHACWGEVVIYDKRLLTKSYGQRLLAALPVFPVLQPPAPEIDSKLLEKPAVTGARGRKSRSGRSGRVKLNNKTQKRS; encoded by the coding sequence ATGGCATTGTCCGCGGCGCATAAGGCGCAAATCAGCGCCTGGTACAAGGCGCTTTCTCAGCAAATTCCGGACTTTATTCCTCGCGCTCCTCAGCGCCAGATGATCGCCGAAGTGGCGAAAACCCTGGCGGATGAAGAGGGGCGCCATCTCGCCATTGAAGCGCCGACCGGCGTCGGCAAGACGCTCTCTTACCTGATTCCCGGCATCGCTCTGGCCCGGGCCGAACAGAAAACCCTGGTGATCAGCACCGCCAACGTGGCGCTGCAGGATCAGATCTTCAGTAAAGATCTGCCGTTGCTTGCCAAAATCATCCCCGGTTTAAAATTTACCGCTGCCTTCGGGCGCGGGCGCTACGTCTGTCCCCGCAATCTCGCCATGCTGGCCAGTGACGAACAGCAGCAGCAGGGCGACCTGCTGGCGATGCTTGATGACGCCCTGACCGCCACCAGCAAAGAAGAACGCAAGCTGTGCATCGATCTGAAGCAGACCCTGGATAGCTACAGCTGGGACGGGGTGCGTGACCACAGCAAGAAAAACATTGCCGATGACCTGTGGCGGCGGCTGAGTACCGACAAAGTCGGCTGTCTGGGCACTAACTGTCAGTGGTATCGCGAATGCCCATTTTTCGTGGCGCGCCGTGAGATCGTTGAAGCCGAAGTGGTGGTGGCGAATCACGCCCTGGTGATGGCGGCGCTGGAAAATGAGAGCGTGCTACCGCCCGCGAAACATTTGCTGCTGGTGCTGGATGAAGGCCATCACCTGCCGGATGTGGCGCGCGACGCCCTGGAAACCAGCGCTGAAATCACCCCCGGCTGGCTGCGGTTACAGCTGGATCTGTTCAGTAAGTTGATTGCCACCAGTCTTGAACAGTTCCGCCCGAAAAGCATTCCGCCGCTTGCCACTCCGGAGCGCCTGAACAACCATTGCGAAGAGCTGGACGAACTGGCCACGACGCTGGCGGGGATCTTTGGTCTGTACCTGCCAGGCGAAAATGAAGGCCTGTACCGTTTCGCCATGGGCGAACTACCGGAAGAGATGCTGCCGATGGTACAGCGCATGGCGAAGCTTTCCGACGCGCTGCGCGGCCTGGCGGAAGCCTTTCTGAATGACCTTAGCGAACGTACCGGCCAGCACGATATCGTGCGGCTGCATCGACTGCTCCTGCAGATGAATCGCGCTCTGGGGCACTTCGAGGCCCAGAGTAAGCTGTGGAAACTGGCGGCCATGGCCAACAGTTCGAACGCGCCGGTGTGCAAGTGGATAGCCCGGGAAGTGCGCGAAGGGCAGCCGAAGCTGCTGCTGCATTGCGCGGCCATTCGGGTTAGCGATCAACTGGAAAAGCTGCTGTGGCGCAGCGTTCCCCATGTGGTGGTCACCTCGGCGACCCTGCGTTCGCTGAACAGCTTCATTCGTCTCCAGGAGCTGAGCGGCCTTAAGGAAAAGGCCGGGGACCGCTTTGTGGCGCTGGATTCGCCGTTCGATCACGTGCATCAGGGGCGGCTGGTGATTCCGCAAATGCGTTATGCGCCGCTGATGGAGCATGAGCGGCTGCATATTGCCGAGATGGCGGGCTTCTTTCGCGGCGAACTGGAAAAGGGCGAGCACCGGGGCATGCTGGTACTGTTCGCGAGTCTGAGGGCGATGACCGCTTTCCTGGAGTGCGTTCCCGATCTGCGCCTGCAACTGCTGGTACAGGGGGATCTGCCGCGTTACCGGCTGGTGGAGCTGCATCGCCAGCGGGTTACGGAAGGCCAGACCAGCGTGCTGGTGGGGCTACAATCGTTCGCCGAGGGGCTGGATTTAAAAGGCGAGCTGCTAAGCCAGGTGCATATTCATAAGATAGCTTTTCCGCCGGTAGACAGCCCGGTGGTGGAAACCGAAGGGGAGTGGCTGAAGGCCCACAAGCGCTATCCGTTCGAGGTACAGAGTCTGCCCAGCGCCTCCTTTAACCTGATCCAGCAGGTCGGCAGGCTGATTCGCAGCCACGCCTGCTGGGGCGAAGTGGTGATTTACGATAAGCGCCTGCTGACGAAAAGCTACGGCCAGCGGCTGCTGGCGGCGCTGCCGGTTTTCCCGGTGCTTCAGCCACCTGCGCCAGAGATTGACAGCAAGCTGCTGGAAAAACCGGCGGTTACCGGAGCCCGGGGGCGAAAGAGTCGCTCAGGTCGGAGCGGGCGCGTTAAACTGAATAACAAGACCCAAAAGAGGAGCTAG
- a CDS encoding YbhQ family protein, whose protein sequence is MKWQQRIRVATGMSCLQIMLHLLVVALLVMGWLSNTMVRVGLGLCTLYAVTLMLMLVFQRHAEGWRREFADLLEELTTAWYFGAALIAIWLLSRVVHNNFLLAVAGLALLAGPALVSLLIKDRRRSGDLPAKHSVRR, encoded by the coding sequence ATGAAGTGGCAACAACGTATTCGTGTGGCAACTGGCATGAGTTGCCTGCAGATTATGCTGCATTTACTGGTAGTCGCATTACTGGTTATGGGCTGGTTGAGCAATACGATGGTGCGCGTCGGGCTGGGGCTCTGCACACTGTACGCGGTCACGCTGATGCTGATGTTAGTGTTCCAGCGCCATGCGGAAGGCTGGCGCCGGGAGTTTGCCGATCTGCTGGAAGAACTGACCACCGCCTGGTACTTCGGGGCTGCGCTGATCGCCATCTGGCTGCTTTCCCGGGTGGTGCATAACAATTTTCTGCTGGCCGTTGCCGGACTGGCGCTGCTGGCTGGCCCGGCTCTGGTCTCACTGCTGATTAAAGACCGCCGCCGCTCAGGCGATCTTCCTGCGAAACATAGCGTACGCCGCTAA
- the rhlE gene encoding ATP-dependent RNA helicase RhlE: MSFDSLGLSPDILRAVAEQGYREPTPIQRQAIPVVLSGRDLMASAQTGTGKTAGFTLPLLELLTQREPHSKGRRPVRALILTPTRELAAQIGENVRDYSKYLNIRSLVVFGGVSINPQMMKLRGGVDVLVATPGRLLDLEHQNAVNLDQVEILVLDEADRMLDMGFIHDIRRVLAKLPPRRQNLLFSATFSDEIKGLAEKLLHNPEEVEVARRNTASEQVTQHVHFVDKKRKRELLSLMIGKGDWRQVLVFTRTKHGANHLAEQLNKDGITAAAIHGNKSQGARTRALANFKSGDIRVLVATDIAARGLDIEELPHVVNYELPNVPEDYVHRIGRTGRAAATGEALSLVCVDEHKLLRDIERLLKREIPRIAEPGFEPDPSIKAEPIQNGRQGRSGGGRGGNGGGRGNGGGNGGGRGQSQGQPRKRAESGQAAKPAGERSGRRRRRGGQGGGEGNR, translated from the coding sequence ATGTCTTTTGATTCTCTTGGGCTGAGCCCCGATATTTTGCGCGCCGTTGCCGAACAGGGCTATCGCGAACCCACCCCTATTCAGCGCCAGGCCATTCCCGTGGTGCTCAGCGGTCGCGATCTGATGGCCAGCGCCCAGACGGGCACCGGTAAAACCGCAGGCTTTACGCTGCCGCTGCTGGAGCTGCTGACTCAGCGCGAGCCGCACAGCAAAGGGCGTCGCCCGGTGCGCGCCCTGATCCTGACCCCCACCCGTGAACTGGCCGCGCAGATCGGCGAAAACGTACGCGACTACAGCAAATACCTCAACATCCGTTCGCTGGTGGTGTTCGGCGGCGTAAGCATCAACCCGCAGATGATGAAGCTGCGCGGCGGTGTTGACGTGCTGGTGGCGACTCCCGGGCGCCTGCTCGATCTGGAACATCAGAACGCCGTGAATCTGGACCAGGTGGAAATCCTGGTGCTGGACGAAGCCGATCGCATGCTGGATATGGGCTTTATCCACGATATCCGTCGGGTACTGGCGAAGCTGCCGCCACGCCGTCAGAATCTGCTGTTTTCCGCCACCTTCTCTGACGAAATTAAGGGGCTGGCGGAAAAACTGCTGCACAACCCGGAAGAGGTGGAGGTAGCGCGCCGCAACACCGCTTCAGAGCAGGTGACCCAGCATGTTCACTTTGTGGATAAGAAACGCAAGCGCGAGCTGCTGTCACTGATGATTGGCAAAGGCGACTGGCGCCAGGTGCTGGTCTTTACCCGCACCAAGCACGGCGCTAACCATCTGGCGGAACAGTTGAATAAAGACGGTATCACCGCCGCCGCTATTCACGGTAACAAGAGCCAGGGAGCGCGTACCCGGGCGCTGGCCAACTTTAAGTCCGGTGATATTCGGGTGCTGGTGGCGACCGATATCGCCGCCCGCGGTCTGGATATTGAAGAGCTGCCGCACGTGGTCAACTATGAGCTGCCTAACGTGCCGGAAGATTACGTGCACCGTATTGGCCGTACCGGTCGTGCTGCCGCCACCGGTGAAGCGCTGTCACTGGTCTGCGTGGATGAGCATAAACTGCTGCGTGATATCGAACGCCTGCTGAAGCGCGAAATTCCGCGTATTGCCGAGCCGGGCTTTGAGCCGGATCCCTCCATTAAGGCGGAGCCGATTCAGAACGGCCGCCAGGGACGTAGCGGCGGTGGTCGCGGCGGTAATGGTGGTGGTCGCGGTAATGGCGGCGGAAATGGCGGCGGACGCGGCCAGAGCCAGGGGCAGCCGCGTAAGCGCGCCGAAAGCGGCCAGGCGGCTAAGCCTGCCGGTGAACGTTCCGGTCGTCGACGTCGTCGCGGCGGTCAGGGCGGCGGCGAAGGTAACCGCTAA
- a CDS encoding ABC transporter permease — protein MANSRLFSARRVRALCLKETRQILRDPSSWLIAVVIPLLLLFIFGYGINLDSSQLRVGVLLEQRSEEAVDFTRTLSASPFIDATVSNNRQQLIEMMQSGRIRGLVVLPVNFAERLASPGDSAPVQVITDGSEPNTANFVQGYVQGSWQIWQQQRALARGENLQPLIDVQSRYWFNPAAISRHFIIPGAITIIMTVIGAILTSLVVAREWERGTMEALLSTEVTRSELLLCKLIPYYFLGMLAMLICMLMTVFVLGVPYRGSLLLLFIITSLFLLSTLGMGLLISTLTRNQFNAAQVALNAAFLPSVMLSGFIFQIDSMPAAIRAVTWIIPARYFVSTLQSLFLAGNIPIVLLINLLFLIGSAVMFIGLTWLNTKRRLD, from the coding sequence ATGGCCAATAGTCGACTCTTCTCCGCCCGGCGGGTACGCGCCCTGTGCCTGAAAGAGACCCGCCAGATTCTGCGCGATCCCAGTAGCTGGTTGATTGCGGTGGTCATTCCCCTGCTGCTGCTGTTTATCTTCGGTTACGGCATTAATCTGGACTCCAGCCAGTTGCGGGTCGGCGTGCTGCTGGAACAGCGCAGCGAAGAGGCGGTGGACTTTACCCGCACCCTGAGCGCCTCGCCCTTTATTGACGCTACCGTCAGCAATAATCGCCAGCAGTTGATCGAAATGATGCAGAGCGGGCGGATTCGCGGGCTGGTGGTATTGCCGGTGAATTTCGCCGAGCGGCTGGCAAGCCCCGGCGACAGCGCGCCTGTCCAGGTGATTACCGACGGCAGCGAACCTAACACCGCCAACTTTGTGCAGGGCTACGTTCAGGGAAGCTGGCAAATCTGGCAGCAGCAGCGGGCACTTGCCCGGGGTGAAAATCTGCAGCCGCTGATCGACGTTCAGAGCCGCTACTGGTTTAACCCGGCCGCCATCAGCCGCCATTTTATTATCCCCGGCGCTATCACCATTATCATGACGGTGATCGGCGCTATTCTGACCTCGCTGGTGGTGGCCAGGGAGTGGGAGCGCGGCACCATGGAGGCACTGCTCTCCACAGAAGTGACCCGCAGCGAACTGCTGCTGTGCAAGCTTATCCCCTACTATTTTCTGGGCATGCTGGCGATGCTTATCTGTATGCTGATGACGGTCTTTGTGCTGGGCGTGCCCTACCGCGGTTCCCTGCTGCTGTTGTTTATTATCACCAGCCTGTTCCTGCTCAGTACCCTGGGAATGGGGCTTTTGATCTCCACCCTGACCCGTAATCAATTTAACGCCGCCCAGGTGGCGTTAAACGCGGCGTTTCTGCCATCGGTGATGCTATCCGGCTTTATTTTCCAGATAGACAGTATGCCTGCCGCCATCCGGGCGGTGACCTGGATTATTCCGGCACGCTACTTCGTCAGTACCCTACAGAGCCTGTTTCTGGCGGGCAATATCCCCATCGTGCTGCTGATTAATCTGCTGTTTTTGATTGGCTCGGCGGTGATGTTTATCGGCCTGACCTGGCTTAACACCAAACGCCGTCTCGATTAA
- a CDS encoding ABC transporter permease, with amino-acid sequence MLHRLWTLIRKELQSLLREPQTRAILVLPVIIQVVLFPLAATLEVTNATIAIYSEDNGRHSVELTQRFARANAFSHVLRLHGPQQVQPTIDTQKALLVARFPASFSRDLDQGKPTQLQLILDGRNSNSAQIAARYLQQIVMDYQNELTQGQERSGNSELVVRNWYNPNLDYDWFVVPSLVAMITTVGIMIVTSLSVAREREQGTLDQLLVSPLTTWQIFVGKAIPALIVATFQATIVLLAGILVYQIPFAGSLLLFYFTMVVYGLSLVGFGLLISSLCATQQQAFIGVFVFMMPAILLSGYVSPVENMPVWLQNLTWVNPIRHFTEITKQIYLKDASFHIIWQSLWPLLVIAATTGLAAYAMFRRKIA; translated from the coding sequence ATGCTACATCGTTTATGGACACTGATTCGCAAAGAGCTACAGTCGCTGCTGCGAGAGCCTCAGACCCGCGCCATTCTGGTGCTACCGGTGATTATTCAGGTGGTGCTGTTCCCGCTGGCGGCAACCCTGGAAGTGACCAACGCCACCATCGCCATCTACAGCGAAGACAACGGCAGGCATTCGGTGGAGCTGACCCAGCGCTTTGCCCGGGCTAACGCCTTCAGCCACGTCCTGCGACTGCACGGTCCTCAGCAAGTCCAGCCCACTATCGATACTCAGAAGGCCCTGCTGGTGGCCCGCTTTCCGGCAAGCTTTTCCCGGGATCTCGATCAGGGCAAGCCCACCCAGCTTCAACTGATTCTCGACGGGCGAAATTCCAACAGCGCTCAGATAGCGGCCCGCTATCTGCAGCAGATTGTTATGGATTATCAGAATGAGCTGACTCAGGGCCAGGAGCGCAGCGGCAACAGCGAGCTGGTGGTGCGTAACTGGTACAACCCCAACCTGGACTATGACTGGTTCGTGGTGCCGTCGCTGGTGGCGATGATCACCACCGTCGGGATTATGATTGTGACTTCGCTTTCCGTGGCGCGCGAACGCGAACAGGGCACCCTCGACCAGTTGCTGGTTTCGCCGCTTACCACCTGGCAGATTTTTGTCGGTAAAGCGATTCCTGCGCTTATCGTCGCTACTTTCCAGGCCACTATCGTGCTGCTGGCCGGTATTTTGGTTTACCAGATACCCTTTGCCGGTTCGCTGCTGCTGTTCTACTTCACCATGGTGGTGTACGGGCTGTCGCTGGTGGGGTTCGGGCTGTTGATTTCGTCGCTGTGCGCCACCCAGCAGCAGGCGTTTATCGGGGTCTTTGTCTTTATGATGCCGGCGATTCTGCTATCGGGGTATGTCTCTCCGGTCGAGAATATGCCGGTCTGGTTACAGAACCTGACCTGGGTAAACCCCATCCGTCACTTTACCGAAATCACCAAGCAGATCTATTTGAAGGATGCCAGCTTCCACATCATCTGGCAGAGCTTATGGCCGCTACTGGTGATAGCGGCCACAACAGGATTAGCGGCGTACGCTATGTTTCGCAGGAAGATCGCCTGA
- a CDS encoding endonuclease/exonuclease/phosphatase family protein, giving the protein MTDKTAHFSLRVLTINTHKGFTALNRRFILPELREAVRSVSADIVCLQEVLGEHEIHALRVAGWPDAPHYEFLADTMWRDYAYGRNAVYPEGHHGNAILSRFPIEQFENHDVSIPGHEKRGLLRCRILLPESGRHIHIICVHLGLHDSHRAIQLRQLASLVNDLPADQPIVVAGDFNDWRQKANRPLRELAGLDEVFTRARGRPARTFPVRFPLLRLDRIYVKYASASTPWALTLRDWRHLSDHAPLAVEIHL; this is encoded by the coding sequence ATGACCGACAAAACGGCGCATTTTTCGCTGCGGGTGCTGACCATCAACACCCACAAAGGGTTCACCGCCCTGAACCGGCGTTTTATCCTGCCAGAGCTGCGCGAGGCGGTTCGCAGCGTCTCGGCGGACATCGTCTGCCTGCAGGAAGTGCTGGGGGAGCATGAGATCCACGCCTTAAGGGTGGCCGGCTGGCCGGATGCGCCCCACTATGAATTTCTGGCCGATACCATGTGGCGCGACTACGCCTACGGCCGCAACGCCGTCTACCCCGAAGGGCACCACGGCAACGCCATTCTTTCCCGCTTTCCCATTGAGCAGTTTGAAAATCACGATGTCTCCATCCCCGGCCACGAAAAGCGCGGCCTGCTACGCTGCCGCATTCTGCTACCGGAAAGCGGTCGGCATATCCATATTATTTGTGTGCACCTGGGGCTGCACGACAGCCATCGCGCCATCCAGCTGCGGCAACTGGCGAGCCTGGTCAACGACCTGCCTGCCGATCAGCCGATAGTGGTGGCCGGTGACTTTAACGACTGGCGCCAGAAAGCCAACCGGCCGCTGCGGGAGCTGGCCGGGCTGGACGAGGTCTTTACCCGCGCCAGAGGACGCCCGGCGCGCACCTTCCCGGTACGCTTCCCCCTGCTGCGCCTGGACCGTATCTACGTTAAATATGCCTCTGCCAGCACCCCCTGGGCGCTGACGCTACGCGACTGGCGTCATCTCTCCGATCACGCCC
- a CDS encoding ATP-binding cassette domain-containing protein: protein MSHAERTIELKGVVKRFPDMEKPAVASLTVTLSAGGVIGLVGPDGAGKTTLMRMLAGLLQPSEGAVWVAGLDPIKDSGDLHALMGYMPQKFGLYEDLTVQENLNLYADLRSVTGEQRHQTFEKLLAFTALAPFTGRLAGKLSGGMKQKLGLACTLVGQPQVLLLDEPGVGVDPISRRELWQMVHTLSDEGMLILWSTSYLDEAEQCRTILLMNEGEMLWQGEPKTLTRQMTGRSWLMTSPDLNNRQLLQRALRQPTVSDGVIQGKSVRVILNQGAQADVLVLAQALALPPDHIAQTAPRFEDAFIDLLGGATAAESPLGAILHDVEGAPGETVIEARQLTKKFGDFAATDHVDFKVTRGEIFGLLGPNGAGKSTTFKMMCGLLVPTSGQALVLNMDLKTDSGQARQHLGYMAQKFSLYGNLTVNQNLHFFSGIYGLKGRRQRESIERMSQAFNLTPIARHNTDALPLGFKQRLALACSLMHEPDILFLDEPTSGVDPLTRREFWLHINSMVERGVTVMVTTHFMDEAEYCDRIGLVYHGKIIASGTPDALKQQAADAEHPDPTMEQAFIALIHQWDKEHSHGQ from the coding sequence ATGAGCCACGCTGAGCGTACCATTGAACTGAAGGGCGTGGTCAAACGCTTCCCTGATATGGAAAAGCCAGCGGTCGCCAGCCTGACGGTGACGCTCAGCGCTGGCGGCGTCATTGGCCTGGTAGGGCCGGACGGCGCCGGTAAAACCACGCTGATGCGCATGCTGGCGGGGTTACTACAGCCCAGCGAAGGCGCTGTTTGGGTGGCCGGGCTGGATCCCATTAAGGATTCCGGAGATCTCCACGCGCTGATGGGCTATATGCCGCAGAAATTCGGCCTCTACGAGGACTTAACGGTCCAGGAGAACCTGAATCTCTACGCCGACCTGCGTAGCGTCACCGGCGAACAGCGCCATCAGACCTTCGAAAAACTGCTGGCCTTTACCGCCCTGGCCCCCTTCACCGGGCGCCTGGCGGGCAAACTTTCCGGCGGGATGAAACAGAAGCTCGGGCTGGCCTGCACCCTGGTGGGCCAACCCCAGGTGCTGCTGCTGGATGAACCCGGCGTTGGGGTCGACCCTATTTCGCGCCGCGAGCTGTGGCAGATGGTGCACACGCTTTCCGACGAAGGCATGCTGATTCTGTGGAGCACCTCCTACCTGGACGAAGCCGAGCAGTGCCGCACTATTCTGCTGATGAACGAGGGAGAGATGCTCTGGCAGGGCGAACCGAAAACGTTGACCCGCCAGATGACCGGACGCAGCTGGCTGATGACCAGCCCCGACCTGAACAATCGCCAGCTGCTGCAGCGTGCGCTACGGCAGCCGACGGTCAGCGACGGCGTTATCCAGGGAAAATCAGTGCGGGTAATTCTGAACCAGGGGGCCCAGGCCGATGTCCTGGTCCTGGCCCAGGCTCTGGCGCTGCCGCCAGACCATATTGCACAGACCGCGCCGCGCTTTGAGGATGCCTTTATCGATCTGCTGGGCGGCGCGACGGCCGCCGAGTCGCCGCTGGGCGCCATTCTGCACGATGTGGAAGGCGCCCCTGGTGAAACGGTGATCGAAGCGCGCCAGCTCACCAAAAAATTCGGCGACTTCGCGGCCACCGACCATGTTGACTTCAAAGTGACGCGCGGCGAGATCTTCGGGCTGCTCGGCCCTAACGGCGCAGGCAAATCCACCACCTTCAAGATGATGTGCGGCCTGCTGGTGCCCACCTCCGGTCAGGCGCTGGTGCTGAATATGGATCTTAAGACCGACTCCGGCCAGGCACGCCAGCATCTGGGCTACATGGCCCAGAAGTTTTCACTGTACGGCAACCTGACGGTCAACCAGAACCTGCACTTTTTCTCCGGCATCTATGGCCTTAAGGGACGACGCCAGCGTGAAAGCATTGAACGGATGAGCCAGGCGTTTAACCTGACGCCCATCGCCCGCCACAATACCGATGCCCTGCCGCTGGGTTTCAAGCAGCGGCTGGCGCTGGCCTGCTCGCTGATGCACGAGCCGGATATCCTGTTTCTGGATGAACCTACCTCCGGGGTGGATCCTCTCACCCGCCGAGAATTCTGGCTGCATATCAACAGTATGGTCGAACGCGGCGTGACCGTGATGGTCACCACCCACTTTATGGACGAGGCGGAATACTGCGACCGCATCGGTCTGGTGTACCACGGCAAGATCATCGCCAGCGGTACGCCGGATGCCCTGAAGCAGCAGGCCGCAGACGCCGAACACCCGGATCCCACCATGGAACAGGCCTTTATCGCCCTGATTCACCAGTGGGACAAGGAGCACAGCCATGGCCAATAG
- the hlyD gene encoding secretion protein HlyD yields the protein MKSSKPVLVVLIIVALLAAALGGWWWYRSQHNQPLTLYGNVDIRTVNMSFRVGGRLASLNVDEGDTIKRGDVLGELDQAPLHNALQQSQANVATAQAKYDLMMAGYRSEEIAQAAAAERQAHASWEYADKFYQRQLGLWNSRAVSADALSDARSSRDQAAANLKAARDKLAQYQAGNRPQEIAEAKASLEQAQAALAQARLDLQDATLIAPSDGTLLTRSVEPGTMLSAGSSVLTLSLTRPVWIRAYVDEPNLNQVQPGRKVLIYTDGRPNKPWHGQIGFVSPTAEFTPKSVETPDLRTDLVYRLRIIVTDPDDTLRQGMPVTLRFSDAKASTDEPR from the coding sequence ATGAAAAGTAGCAAGCCTGTCCTGGTGGTGTTAATCATTGTGGCACTACTGGCCGCCGCGCTCGGCGGCTGGTGGTGGTATCGCAGCCAGCACAATCAGCCGCTAACGCTGTACGGTAACGTGGATATCCGCACGGTTAATATGAGCTTCCGGGTTGGCGGTCGTCTGGCAAGCCTTAACGTGGATGAAGGAGATACCATTAAGCGCGGCGACGTGCTGGGCGAGCTGGACCAGGCGCCTTTGCATAATGCCCTGCAGCAGTCTCAGGCCAATGTTGCCACAGCCCAGGCCAAATATGACCTGATGATGGCCGGCTACCGCAGTGAAGAGATAGCCCAGGCCGCCGCCGCTGAACGCCAGGCTCACGCCTCCTGGGAGTATGCGGATAAGTTTTATCAGCGCCAGTTGGGGCTGTGGAACAGCCGCGCCGTTTCGGCCGACGCGCTGTCTGACGCCCGTTCATCCCGGGATCAGGCCGCGGCGAACCTGAAAGCGGCCCGCGATAAACTGGCCCAGTACCAGGCCGGAAACCGGCCCCAGGAAATTGCCGAAGCCAAAGCCAGTCTGGAACAGGCCCAGGCCGCGCTGGCTCAGGCCAGGCTGGATCTTCAGGACGCCACACTTATCGCCCCTTCGGACGGCACCCTGCTGACCCGTTCCGTTGAGCCCGGTACCATGCTCAGCGCCGGTAGCAGCGTTCTGACGCTGTCTCTGACCCGCCCGGTCTGGATCCGCGCTTATGTGGACGAGCCCAACCTCAATCAGGTCCAACCGGGTCGTAAAGTGCTGATTTACACCGACGGCCGCCCGAATAAGCCCTGGCACGGCCAGATTGGCTTTGTGTCACCGACCGCCGAATTCACCCCCAAGAGCGTAGAGACCCCGGATCTGCGGACCGATCTGGTCTACCGCCTGCGCATTATCGTGACCGATCCGGACGATACCCTGCGCCAGGGAATGCCGGTCACCCTGCGCTTTAGCGACGCGAAGGCAAGCACCGATGAGCCACGCTGA